The Calothrix sp. PCC 7507 DNA segment GCGTGTCACAGGTTCAGACCTAGATGCAGCCTACCAACAGGTGTCGAAGGAGTTGCTTGGGGCGATTAGGTTAGCTTGTAACCAAATTGAAGCGTTTCACCGTCAGCGAGTCCCGAAAAGCTGGGTACACTTTGGCGATGATGATGTGGTGTTAGGTAAACGCTACACCCCGGTTGACTGTGCAGGTTTATACGTGCCTGGGGGTCGTGCTGCCTATCCTAGTACGGTACTGATGAATGCAATTCCAGCCAGGGTAGCTGGCGTACCCCGTGTAGTGATTGCAACACCACCAGGAGCGCAAAAAGTAATTAGCCCTGCAGTTTTGGTAGCTGCCCAAGAAGCGGGGGTGCAGGAAATTTATCGCGTCGGGGGGGCACAGGCGATCGCTGCTTTAGCCTACGGCACAGAAACAATTCCTAAAGTGAATGTGATCACTGGCCCTGGCAACATTTATGTGACTCTGGCTAAAAAACTGGTCTATGGAACTGTGGGCATTGATTCCTTAGCAGGACCAAGCGAAGTGCTAATTATTGCTGATGAAACCGCCAATGCTGTACATGTTGCCGCTGACTTATTAGCACAAGCCGAACATGATCCAATGGCAGCAGCGATTTTGTTAACCACAGATGCTGCTTTGGCCAAGAACGTGCAGGTAGCGGTGGAACGACAATTGGTAGATCATCCACGACGACTAGACACAGAAAAAGCGATCGCTCACTATGGCTTGATAGTAATTGTAGAATCCCTGGAAGCAGCAGCTGAACTCTCTAATGAATTTGCCCCCGAACATCTGGAATTACAAATCGCAGATCCTTGGGAATTATTACCACAAATTCGTCATGCTGGGGCAATCTTCTTGGGTAAATTTACACCTGAAGCTGTAGGAGATTATTTGGCAGGGCCTAACCATACTTTGCCGACTTCTGGTGCTGCTCGCTATGCCTCAGCACTAGGTGTAGAAACCTTTCTGAAACACTCTAGTATTATCCAATATTCAAAAACTGCCCTGCAAAACGTAGCTGGGGCTATTGACGTACTAGCAACAGCGGAAGGACTACCTTCCCACACCGATTCAGTACGACGCCGAATTCAGCAAGAAGAGTGATTTGGAATCATTAATTTTTCTCTACACTTTTAGCAAAGGTGACTTGGTGGCTGCAAACTAAAAATCTAGATAGCAGTAATTGCCACGAGGCAAATCGACTTATGGCGTAGTTTCGACCACTCAATCCAAAACTGGAAGATTTTGAGTGTTGCTGCCAATAACCTTCGCCAGGACTTATTAAAGGGGTCTACTCTTGAGGAGACGAGAGCAGTGCTAAAAAATATTTTGGTAGCTCTGGATGGTTCAGAAATCGCAGAACGAGTAATTGAGACTGTGGACGAATTAGTGCTGTCACCAGATAGCACAGTTATTATCTGCCATGTGTTTCCCTCGCCAGAATCAGAAATGGAGCTACCAGCTGATCGTCCTCAGCCAGAGTCACCAACATTGTCTTATTTCCAGATTGAAAAACAGTTGCAATCCTACCAGGAAAAATTATCAGTTAATAGTCAATTAGAACTAGTGACTGGTGATCCTGCTGATGAGATTATTCGCTTCGCTAATATTTATGAAGTTGACTTGATTATAATTGGCAGTCGCGGATTAACTGGGATGAAGCGAATTGTTCAAGGTTCTGTTAGTAGTCAAGTGGTAGAAGAGGCTCATTGTTCAGTTTTAGTAGTAAAGCCGAATTAGAAGCATATGAAAGGCAATAGGCAATAGGGACAGGAATTCAACGCCACGCGTAGCGTCTCGAAGAGAAGTATCTCGGAGATTCTTCCCTTTGCTCAGAATGACAGTTCTAAGCCGTTTTTAGCCCGCTTCTGTCACTCTCCGAAAACTTTTGCCATTTCTGAATTCTAGAGCTTTTGTATAGCAGGCGTTTGCGCGATTCTTTTCTAATAACAAATACAAGACCAACTTTTTTCTAATAGAATAGCTTGTATTGATTGCCTCATCGGGCTTCTAGCGATCGCCCTCCCGGAGAGTGACAGAACAGGGTTAGTATAAGTAGATCACTAAGCCTGTCGTTGTGGGGATGGAGTGGGCATGGAGAAGAGTTACCAATGCCCTATTTTATTTCATAAATATTTCTTTAACAATAATCCCAACTTCTCCTTTGTCGCTGTGGGTGCTTTGGCCAAATTCGTCAAAATTGCATATTTTAAAGCCGAATGTGCATCGCTAGGCGGGGGATTCTCACTTAAACGCCGCACTGTTTCTTGAATTACTTTTTGAGCATTGACTGCGTTGCGCTGTAAATTACCAATCACCATCTCTACGGTTACACTGTCGTGATCTGGATGCCAACAATCATAATCTGTCACTAGGGCTAAGGTTGCATAGGCAATTTCTGCTTCTTTAGCTAACTTAGCCTCTGGTAAATTCGTCATCCCAATTACTGTTGCATCCCAGCTACGATAAAGATTTGATTCTGCTTTAGTCGAAAATGCTGGGCCTTCCATGCATACATAAGTGCCACCGCGATGTAGAGTGACATCTGGTAAATTTAGAGAAGCGATCGCATCTGCCAACACAAGAGCCAAATTCTGACAAATCGGCTCGCCAAAGGCAATATGAGCCACAATTCCTTCACCAAAAAACGTGGAAATCCGATTTTTCGTTCTGTCAATAAACTGATCTGGTACTACCATATCCAGTGGTTTTGCTTCAGCCTTCAAGGAACCTACCGCACTCGCTGAGATTAAATACTCTACACCCAACTGTTTCATAGCATGGATATTGGCACGAAATGGCAACTCAGAAGGTAACAGCGTATGATTGCGACCATGACGTGCGAGAAAAGCTACCCGCGTTTCATCCAATGTCCCTAAAATTACTGCGTCAGACGGAGAGCCAAAAGGCGTCTGAACCTCCACCTCTTCCACATCCTTAAGTGCGTCCATTTTATATAGACCGCTACCACCAATAATACCAATACTAGCTTTAGCCATGATTTTTCATCTATTCCTTG contains these protein-coding regions:
- a CDS encoding S-methyl-5'-thioadenosine phosphorylase, producing MAKASIGIIGGSGLYKMDALKDVEEVEVQTPFGSPSDAVILGTLDETRVAFLARHGRNHTLLPSELPFRANIHAMKQLGVEYLISASAVGSLKAEAKPLDMVVPDQFIDRTKNRISTFFGEGIVAHIAFGEPICQNLALVLADAIASLNLPDVTLHRGGTYVCMEGPAFSTKAESNLYRSWDATVIGMTNLPEAKLAKEAEIAYATLALVTDYDCWHPDHDSVTVEMVIGNLQRNAVNAQKVIQETVRRLSENPPPSDAHSALKYAILTNLAKAPTATKEKLGLLLKKYL
- the hisD gene encoding histidinol dehydrogenase, with protein sequence MLRIITQQADVRAELQRICNRTHDEQVLHKEATVREVLQAVKRQGNKAVLHYTAEFDNQILKPEELRVTGSDLDAAYQQVSKELLGAIRLACNQIEAFHRQRVPKSWVHFGDDDVVLGKRYTPVDCAGLYVPGGRAAYPSTVLMNAIPARVAGVPRVVIATPPGAQKVISPAVLVAAQEAGVQEIYRVGGAQAIAALAYGTETIPKVNVITGPGNIYVTLAKKLVYGTVGIDSLAGPSEVLIIADETANAVHVAADLLAQAEHDPMAAAILLTTDAALAKNVQVAVERQLVDHPRRLDTEKAIAHYGLIVIVESLEAAAELSNEFAPEHLELQIADPWELLPQIRHAGAIFLGKFTPEAVGDYLAGPNHTLPTSGAARYASALGVETFLKHSSIIQYSKTALQNVAGAIDVLATAEGLPSHTDSVRRRIQQEE
- a CDS encoding universal stress protein; protein product: MLKNILVALDGSEIAERVIETVDELVLSPDSTVIICHVFPSPESEMELPADRPQPESPTLSYFQIEKQLQSYQEKLSVNSQLELVTGDPADEIIRFANIYEVDLIIIGSRGLTGMKRIVQGSVSSQVVEEAHCSVLVVKPN